The Halorussus gelatinilyticus genome contains the following window.
CTCGAACTTCTCGAACGGTTGTTCGCAGTCGTTACAGTAGTGCATCGACCGGCAGAGCGACGGCCCCTTGGGATGCTCGCGCTCGGTCTCGGTCGAACCGCAGTAGGGGCACTC
Protein-coding sequences here:
- the paaE gene encoding 1,2-phenylacetyl-CoA epoxidase subunit PaaE — protein: MRRPDPSVETSGEDSGAECPYCGSTETEREHPKGPSLCRSMHYCNDCEQPFEKFE